The proteins below are encoded in one region of Caldanaerovirga acetigignens:
- the ylbJ gene encoding sporulation integral membrane protein YlbJ, whose protein sequence is MRLRIPQSKVAKLSQMILPAVAVMITIAIIRFPQEAFQAAFEGLDVWFNIVLPALLPFFIGSQLLMGLGVVHFMGVFLEPLMRPLFNVPGAGSFVMAMGLASGYPLGAMLTAKLVKRRLCNSREAERLVSFSNTADPLFMVGAVAVGMFKDVRVGSVIALSHYISAFLVGIIMRFYSPKSEKTPQMASERKSESIVLKATRELLRARKEDARPLGQLLGDCIKDSINSLLLILGFIILFSVVIRIITVAGFVNMLIPAVNILLKLFGLDENLSPAVISGIFEITLGTKLASSADAPFIQRVIVASAIIAWSGISVHFQVMSMLSNTDVKIFPYIMARALHALLAGFVTYIIMTIPIEGFASWSMPVFAIAPARNSESWLNIFAVSSQVFMFLFSLFVLFSIILYLIKGFEIITFKVIKK, encoded by the coding sequence ATGAGATTAAGAATTCCCCAAAGCAAAGTAGCCAAGTTGAGTCAGATGATCCTTCCTGCCGTTGCAGTCATGATAACAATTGCGATAATTCGCTTCCCTCAAGAGGCTTTTCAAGCGGCTTTCGAAGGATTAGACGTGTGGTTCAACATCGTTCTTCCAGCTCTGCTCCCATTTTTTATAGGCTCCCAGTTGCTCATGGGGCTAGGAGTCGTCCATTTTATGGGAGTTTTCCTTGAACCTCTAATGCGGCCCCTTTTCAATGTCCCCGGCGCAGGTTCTTTCGTTATGGCCATGGGGCTCGCAAGCGGGTATCCTCTAGGAGCGATGCTTACAGCAAAACTGGTAAAAAGGCGGCTTTGCAATTCTCGGGAAGCCGAACGTCTGGTATCATTCAGCAATACCGCCGATCCTCTTTTTATGGTTGGAGCAGTAGCAGTGGGGATGTTTAAGGACGTCCGCGTAGGATCGGTCATAGCTTTATCCCATTACATTTCAGCATTTCTCGTAGGTATCATAATGCGCTTTTATTCCCCGAAATCAGAAAAAACTCCACAGATGGCATCCGAAAGAAAGAGCGAAAGCATAGTGTTGAAGGCCACCCGAGAGCTTTTGAGGGCCCGCAAGGAAGATGCAAGACCGTTAGGCCAACTTTTGGGCGATTGCATTAAGGATTCTATAAATTCCCTATTGCTCATCCTCGGTTTTATCATCCTCTTTTCTGTCGTTATCAGAATAATAACAGTTGCCGGGTTTGTAAACATGCTAATTCCTGCAGTTAATATATTGTTGAAGCTCTTCGGCCTTGATGAAAATTTATCTCCTGCTGTAATCAGCGGTATTTTTGAAATAACTTTGGGGACCAAACTCGCAAGTTCTGCCGATGCACCTTTTATTCAAAGAGTCATTGTCGCCAGCGCCATAATAGCCTGGAGTGGTATATCGGTACATTTCCAAGTAATGAGCATGTTGAGCAACACCGATGTGAAAATCTTTCCTTACATAATGGCAAGAGCCTTACACGCTCTTTTAGCCGGCTTTGTAACTTACATTATTATGACAATTCCCATTGAAGGTTTCGCCTCGTGGTCCATGCCTGTCTTCGCCATAGCTCCTGCAAGAAATTCTGAAAGCTGGCTGAACATTTTCGCCGTTTCAAGTCAGGTATTTATGTTCCTCTTTAGCTTGTTTGTTTTATTCTCAATAATACTTTATCTCATTAAAGGTTTTGAAATAATAACGTTTAAGGTCATAAAAAAATAG
- a CDS encoding patatin-like phospholipase family protein has translation MEKRPKIGLALGAGAAKGYAHIGVLKVLEKYRIPIDIITGSSIGSLIGALYASGINLNYIESLAYHIKRRHFIDITFPRLGLIAGNKIEEMLRLLTKNRNFDELNIPLGVVATDLKSKRLVLLKEGNVALAVRASIAIPGIFCPVMADGMVLVDGGVLERVPGSAAREMGADVVIGVELGFSAGTSLSNIYDIIFQTFEVMGREIQFLKNYDCDVLITPNLENVNPLAFSEPEKCIKEGIRAAEAVLPQILTILGRRDEQR, from the coding sequence TTGGAGAAAAGGCCTAAAATAGGCCTCGCGCTGGGGGCCGGTGCAGCTAAAGGATATGCCCATATCGGCGTGTTAAAGGTATTGGAAAAGTATAGAATTCCCATTGACATAATTACAGGTTCGAGCATAGGCAGTTTAATAGGCGCACTCTATGCTTCGGGAATTAACTTGAATTATATAGAATCATTGGCTTATCATATTAAACGGAGGCACTTTATAGATATCACTTTTCCAAGGCTCGGATTAATTGCGGGAAACAAAATAGAAGAGATGTTGAGGCTGCTTACAAAAAATAGGAATTTCGACGAACTAAATATACCGCTGGGTGTGGTGGCTACCGACCTGAAATCCAAAAGGCTGGTTTTGCTAAAAGAAGGAAATGTAGCTCTGGCCGTTAGGGCGAGCATAGCTATCCCTGGTATTTTTTGCCCTGTGATGGCAGATGGGATGGTTCTGGTAGACGGAGGGGTTCTTGAAAGAGTCCCGGGCAGTGCGGCACGCGAAATGGGGGCTGATGTGGTAATAGGGGTTGAATTGGGTTTCAGCGCGGGGACTTCGCTGAGCAATATATACGATATTATATTCCAGACATTCGAAGTTATGGGAAGAGAGATTCAATTTCTGAAAAATTATGACTGCGACGTTCTCATAACTCCAAATTTGGAGAACGTGAATCCCCTTGCTTTCAGCGAGCCGGAAAAGTGCATAAAAGAAGGAATTAGGGCTGCCGAAGCTGTCCTGCCGCAAATTTTGACAATTTTAGGAAGAAGGGACGAACAAAGGTGA
- a CDS encoding YlbL family protein — MLIAVNFYIANNYTLVAPGVTVDLKEIIEVEQGDKDEKGAFLLTTVSTRPLNIPLAFYAVLHPYVNIEKREKVIPPDMDMKKYMDYMKQWMEESQKIAEIVALKRAGYKPEILGKGARVVEVMEDSPAKGIISPDDIITAVDGVKVNLAEEVINLVTKRKIGEKVHLEIVRKGKKLSLVVPTIESKTEKGKPIIGVFITTLDWKPILPVDIKINTGDIGGPSAGVMFALEILNQLTPGDLTKGKKIAGTGTISLDERVGEIGGVVQKVAAAKRDGAEIFFVPENNAEEAMRVAGNLGIKLVPVNTLEDVLDYLEKL, encoded by the coding sequence GTGCTTATTGCTGTAAATTTTTATATAGCGAATAATTATACCCTTGTAGCTCCCGGAGTGACGGTTGATTTAAAAGAAATTATAGAGGTAGAACAGGGTGATAAAGATGAAAAAGGAGCCTTCCTATTGACTACGGTGTCGACAAGACCTTTAAACATACCTCTAGCTTTTTATGCGGTACTTCATCCTTATGTCAACATCGAAAAAAGAGAAAAAGTTATCCCTCCGGATATGGATATGAAAAAATACATGGATTATATGAAACAATGGATGGAAGAAAGCCAAAAAATAGCGGAAATTGTAGCTTTAAAACGAGCAGGATATAAGCCTGAGATTTTGGGAAAAGGAGCAAGAGTTGTAGAAGTAATGGAAGATAGCCCTGCTAAAGGTATTATATCGCCGGATGATATAATTACTGCCGTTGACGGCGTTAAGGTGAACCTTGCCGAGGAAGTGATTAATTTAGTTACCAAACGCAAAATAGGCGAAAAGGTGCATCTGGAAATCGTAAGAAAAGGAAAGAAATTGTCACTAGTAGTTCCAACTATCGAAAGCAAGACCGAAAAAGGGAAGCCCATAATAGGAGTTTTTATAACGACTTTAGATTGGAAACCTATCCTCCCTGTAGATATAAAGATTAATACGGGCGATATAGGAGGCCCATCCGCAGGTGTGATGTTTGCTTTGGAGATCTTAAATCAGTTAACGCCTGGAGATTTGACTAAAGGAAAAAAGATTGCTGGAACTGGCACCATAAGCCTTGATGAGAGAGTAGGGGAAATCGGTGGTGTGGTGCAAAAGGTTGCTGCGGCAAAAAGAGATGGTGCGGAGATATTTTTTGTGCCAGAAAATAATGCCGAAGAAGCAATGCGAGTAGCTGGCAATCTTGGCATAAAATTAGTTCCTGTAAACACCTTGGAAGATGTTCTGGATTATCTTGAGAAGCTATAA
- a CDS encoding nucleotidyltransferase, translated as MKIVGVIAEYNPFHKGHLYHLNKIRSDFKPDGILCAMSGNFVQRGEPAIFDKWARAQMALGGGADLVFEIPTCFASSTAEVFAEASVKLLNSTGLVNYLSFGIEEYKIEELNIISEILYQEPTAFKILIKNYLKKGLSFPSAREKALIELFSSRIPKNELKHISDLLKKPNFILAVEYVKAIKRYNMNIEILPIKREGAGYHEKDFNKKYPSASAIREFLKRSQDLEIYDFLSSAIPTHCVEIIKNEIDKGKGPVFLENFELLLLGILRRSLKEELSSFFDINEGLENRIKKAAKKVSSLNELIGAIKSKRYPETRVQRILIHILLNIEKELVSSKTPLYLRVLGFSKRGLEILREIKKQSELPVITRAAEHKKLPGIARRMFEIDLLASDMYSLAMPSKNNRQGGRDFKMEVIRQL; from the coding sequence ATGAAAATAGTCGGTGTCATTGCTGAATACAATCCTTTTCATAAAGGCCATCTGTATCACTTGAACAAAATACGTTCCGATTTTAAACCTGACGGAATCTTGTGTGCCATGAGCGGTAACTTTGTTCAAAGAGGTGAACCTGCAATTTTTGACAAATGGGCTAGAGCCCAAATGGCCCTTGGCGGCGGAGCCGACCTCGTTTTCGAGATACCCACCTGTTTTGCCTCATCAACGGCAGAAGTGTTTGCAGAAGCTTCTGTGAAACTATTAAATTCTACCGGCCTTGTGAATTATTTGAGTTTCGGAATTGAGGAGTATAAAATAGAGGAGCTCAATATTATCTCCGAGATTCTTTACCAGGAACCTACTGCTTTTAAAATTTTAATAAAGAATTATTTAAAAAAAGGGCTTTCATTCCCCTCTGCCAGAGAGAAAGCTCTGATAGAACTTTTTTCCAGTAGAATTCCCAAAAATGAGCTAAAGCACATATCGGACCTACTAAAAAAGCCTAATTTTATCCTTGCAGTCGAATACGTTAAGGCCATTAAAAGATACAATATGAACATAGAAATATTGCCGATTAAAAGAGAAGGTGCTGGTTACCATGAAAAAGATTTTAATAAGAAATACCCAAGCGCCAGCGCCATAAGAGAATTTCTCAAAAGAAGTCAGGATTTAGAAATTTACGATTTTCTTTCTTCAGCAATTCCCACCCACTGCGTAGAAATAATAAAAAACGAGATCGACAAAGGAAAGGGTCCTGTTTTTTTGGAAAACTTCGAACTTTTGCTTTTAGGGATATTGCGAAGGAGCCTTAAAGAAGAGCTATCGTCTTTTTTCGATATAAATGAAGGCTTAGAAAATCGCATAAAAAAGGCTGCCAAAAAAGTCTCTAGCCTTAATGAATTGATAGGAGCAATAAAATCCAAAAGATATCCCGAGACCAGAGTCCAGAGAATTCTGATCCATATCCTACTAAACATAGAAAAAGAATTGGTTTCAAGCAAAACGCCGCTTTACCTACGGGTTTTGGGATTCTCCAAAAGAGGTCTTGAAATTTTACGGGAAATCAAAAAGCAGAGCGAGTTGCCCGTAATAACCCGCGCTGCCGAACACAAAAAATTACCGGGTATTGCCCGGCGAATGTTCGAAATCGACTTATTAGCTTCTGATATGTACTCACTTGCCATGCCATCAAAAAATAACAGACAAGGAGGGCGCGATTTTAAAATGGAAGTAATTCGTCAGTTATAG
- the pta gene encoding phosphate acetyltransferase, giving the protein MDLIQKIRERAKGTKRTVVLAEGHDERVVQAAIVIRREKLADVILLGKEDKIKEKAQGADISGIEIIDPSSSPKAKDYAALLYDLRKEKGMTEEKAEELVKDPIWFGTMMVKANDVDGMVAGAITATADVFRPAFQVIKTAPRVSVVSSAFMMVVPNCEYGANGVMLFADCAINPNPDARQLAEIAIASSRTWKALMDEEPYIAMLSFSTRGSAQHEMVEKVVEATRLLKEKAPELKVDGELQADAALVPKVAKTKAPDSIVAGRANILIFPDLNAGNIGYKLVQRLAKAEAVGPISQGLAKPINDLSRGCSVDDIVNVAAITALQANSTDL; this is encoded by the coding sequence ATGGATCTCATTCAAAAGATAAGGGAACGGGCCAAAGGGACAAAAAGGACGGTGGTTTTAGCAGAGGGCCACGATGAAAGGGTGGTCCAGGCGGCAATCGTAATTCGCCGGGAGAAGCTGGCGGACGTGATTTTGCTGGGAAAAGAGGATAAAATTAAAGAAAAAGCGCAGGGGGCCGATATTTCCGGCATAGAAATCATAGACCCCTCATCTTCGCCTAAGGCAAAGGACTATGCGGCACTCCTTTATGACTTGCGGAAGGAAAAAGGTATGACAGAAGAAAAGGCCGAGGAGCTCGTAAAAGACCCGATATGGTTTGGAACCATGATGGTAAAAGCAAATGATGTGGACGGCATGGTAGCCGGTGCGATAACGGCGACGGCCGATGTTTTTAGGCCTGCTTTTCAGGTGATAAAGACCGCGCCCAGAGTTAGCGTGGTATCCAGCGCTTTCATGATGGTCGTGCCGAACTGCGAATACGGAGCAAACGGTGTAATGCTTTTTGCAGATTGTGCTATCAACCCCAATCCCGACGCAAGGCAGCTTGCGGAAATAGCCATAGCATCTTCCAGAACATGGAAAGCGCTCATGGACGAAGAGCCTTATATTGCGATGCTTTCTTTTTCAACAAGAGGTAGCGCACAGCACGAAATGGTAGAAAAGGTGGTTGAAGCTACGAGGTTACTAAAAGAAAAGGCTCCTGAGTTAAAGGTTGATGGCGAGTTGCAGGCGGATGCGGCACTGGTTCCAAAGGTTGCGAAGACCAAGGCGCCGGACAGCATTGTGGCTGGAAGAGCAAATATTTTGATCTTCCCGGACTTGAACGCAGGAAACATAGGGTACAAGCTCGTTCAGAGATTGGCAAAAGCAGAAGCCGTTGGCCCAATAAGCCAGGGGCTTGCAAAGCCGATAAACGACCTGTCCCGCGGATGCAGTGTGGATGACATTGTGAATGTGGCTGCGATTACAGCACTGCAGGCTAACAGCACAGATTTATAA
- a CDS encoding acetate/propionate family kinase has protein sequence MKVLVINCGSSSLKYQLFNMEDESVLAKGLVERIGLEGSVLKHQPYSKDKVEIKAEVPNHKVAVKLMIDALLHEEYGVIKDIKEITAVGHRVVHGGEKFSGSVRIDDKVIETLKECINLAPLHNPPNIWGIEAVRELLPDVPMVGVFDTAFHQTMPEHAYIYGVPYELYKKYSVRRYGFHGTSHRYVSMRAAALLNRPIETLKMVTLHLGNGSSITAVDGGKSVENSMGFTPLEGITMGTRCGSIDPYLPIFIMEKEGVSIEKINDYLNKKCGVLGISGVSSDFRDIEKAAEEGNRRAKLALKVFAYQAKKYIGAYAAAMNGLDAVVFTGGIGENSSLVRKMICEDMDYFGIKIDKEKNNIRGREVDISAEGSKTKVLVIPTNEELMIARDTVALI, from the coding sequence ATGAAGGTACTGGTAATTAACTGCGGCAGTTCTTCGCTAAAATACCAGCTTTTTAACATGGAAGACGAGTCGGTGCTTGCAAAGGGATTGGTAGAAAGAATAGGACTTGAAGGCTCGGTCTTGAAGCATCAGCCTTATTCTAAAGATAAAGTAGAAATCAAGGCAGAAGTTCCAAACCACAAAGTAGCCGTCAAATTGATGATAGATGCTCTTTTGCACGAAGAATACGGAGTTATTAAAGACATTAAGGAGATAACGGCAGTAGGGCACCGGGTTGTTCACGGTGGTGAGAAATTCTCAGGTTCGGTGAGGATAGACGATAAAGTCATAGAAACGTTAAAAGAATGCATTAACCTTGCGCCATTACACAACCCGCCAAATATCTGGGGTATAGAAGCGGTGAGGGAGCTCCTGCCCGATGTGCCGATGGTTGGTGTGTTCGATACTGCTTTTCACCAGACCATGCCCGAACATGCTTATATTTACGGTGTACCTTATGAACTTTATAAAAAATATTCAGTGAGGAGATATGGTTTTCACGGCACGTCGCACAGGTATGTTTCGATGAGGGCTGCAGCATTGTTAAACCGGCCTATTGAGACTTTAAAGATGGTGACGCTGCACCTTGGCAACGGGTCTAGCATAACGGCTGTAGATGGAGGAAAGTCAGTAGAAAACAGCATGGGATTTACGCCATTAGAAGGAATCACGATGGGAACTCGCTGCGGAAGCATAGATCCATACCTGCCCATATTCATAATGGAAAAAGAAGGAGTTTCCATAGAAAAAATAAATGATTATCTGAACAAAAAGTGCGGAGTGCTGGGCATTTCAGGAGTAAGCAGTGATTTCAGGGATATAGAAAAAGCAGCCGAAGAAGGGAATCGCAGGGCTAAGCTGGCTCTTAAGGTTTTTGCTTATCAGGCCAAAAAATATATAGGTGCGTATGCGGCTGCCATGAACGGTTTGGATGCTGTGGTATTTACGGGAGGCATAGGTGAAAATTCTTCGCTAGTGAGAAAGATGATATGCGAGGACATGGACTACTTTGGAATTAAAATAGATAAAGAAAAGAACAATATAAGAGGAAGGGAAGTAGATATTTCTGCCGAAGGTTCTAAAACGAAAGTTCTGGTAATCCCCACAAATGAAGAACTAATGATCGCGAGAGATACTGTTGCCCTTATATAG
- a CDS encoding YceD family protein has product MRLSVENIKQKVGDGFDFELEEKIGRVEFKGEDVVFVKPVSVRGRVENLGKGLIGAWGEISTAIEDRCYRCLAKTCFEVKLSYNFKFSENPEKYTDEDEVFLIQEDTIDLSTPVVNEIILNLPSKILCSPDCRGLCPYCGADLNLGECGCRKPNVDPRLRVLEKLLDSNNRE; this is encoded by the coding sequence TTGAGACTTTCCGTTGAAAATATTAAGCAAAAAGTAGGCGATGGATTTGATTTCGAACTGGAAGAAAAGATAGGACGGGTTGAGTTTAAGGGAGAAGACGTAGTATTTGTAAAGCCTGTCAGCGTGCGCGGGAGAGTTGAAAACTTGGGGAAAGGTCTTATTGGGGCGTGGGGGGAAATTTCTACTGCCATCGAGGACAGATGCTATCGCTGTCTTGCAAAGACATGTTTTGAAGTAAAACTCAGTTACAACTTTAAGTTCAGTGAAAATCCAGAAAAATATACTGACGAGGATGAGGTTTTTCTCATACAAGAAGATACCATTGACCTTAGCACGCCCGTAGTCAACGAGATAATATTAAATTTGCCAAGCAAAATTTTATGTTCGCCTGATTGCCGAGGATTATGTCCTTATTGCGGTGCTGATTTAAACCTTGGTGAGTGCGGGTGCAGGAAGCCGAATGTGGACCCGAGATTGCGGGTGCTTGAAAAATTGTTAGATTCTAACAATCGTGAGTAG
- the rpmF gene encoding 50S ribosomal protein L32 — translation MANPKRRFSKARTAKRRAQWKLALPSLNECPHCHHVKLPHRVCPNCGYYKGRQVVQVEAE, via the coding sequence GTGGCCAATCCAAAGCGCCGGTTTTCAAAGGCAAGAACTGCAAAGCGCAGGGCCCAATGGAAATTAGCTTTACCATCTTTGAACGAATGTCCTCATTGCCATCACGTGAAATTGCCTCACAGGGTCTGCCCAAATTGCGGGTATTATAAAGGACGTCAAGTTGTCCAAGTTGAGGCCGAGTAA
- the fapR gene encoding transcription factor FapR, giving the protein MPKKGLSKKERQKELQNLLADDPFLTDEELAEKFRVSVQTIRLDRMELRIPELRERIKAVAQENYAKVKSIGIKEIIGELVDLELGKRGISILETTEEMAFEKTKIVRGEFIFAQANSLAIAVIDANVALTGVANIKYKSPVFAGQKLIAKAEVTRVRQNKHFVFVRVYDRQKEVFRGKFILVSIDGGVSV; this is encoded by the coding sequence TTGCCAAAGAAAGGGTTGTCAAAAAAAGAAAGGCAAAAAGAACTCCAAAATTTGCTGGCTGATGACCCTTTTTTGACCGATGAAGAACTCGCGGAAAAATTTAGAGTCAGCGTGCAGACTATTAGGTTGGACCGGATGGAACTTAGGATTCCGGAGCTCAGAGAGAGGATAAAAGCGGTAGCCCAGGAAAATTATGCAAAGGTAAAGTCCATAGGGATTAAAGAGATTATCGGGGAACTGGTGGACTTGGAGTTGGGCAAAAGAGGAATTTCCATACTAGAAACTACCGAAGAAATGGCTTTTGAAAAAACAAAGATAGTGAGAGGCGAGTTTATATTCGCCCAGGCGAATTCTTTAGCTATAGCGGTTATAGATGCTAATGTGGCTCTTACTGGGGTGGCCAATATAAAGTACAAATCTCCGGTTTTTGCAGGACAAAAACTTATTGCAAAGGCGGAAGTTACAAGGGTGCGGCAAAACAAGCATTTTGTCTTCGTCCGAGTATACGATAGGCAAAAAGAAGTATTTAGAGGAAAATTCATCTTGGTATCAATAGACGGTGGGGTGAGTGTATGA
- the plsX gene encoding phosphate acyltransferase PlsX, which translates to MRIIVDAMGGDHAPGEVVLGALNAAKELGINIVLVGNEEKIKLYLDGDYPKIEIVNAQEVIDNDESPVAAIRIKKNASIPKGLRLLKEGYGKAMVSAGSTGALMAGGLFTLGRFEGIDRPAIATMFPTRKKPALVLDIGANSECKPKNLVQFAVMGSIYYREIMGVESPKVGLLNIGVEEEKGNSLVKAAYGMLKELKNINFCGNVEPRDFFDGNFDVVVCDGFTGNIFLKTVEGLGFFLLDQLKDEIKRNITYALGALLIKPVFNAVKAKMDYSEYGGAMFLGLDGILVKCHGSSDQKAIFNGIKVAKKFVENDILFELKEAIKEIEGEIKFL; encoded by the coding sequence ATGAGAATAATCGTTGATGCCATGGGTGGAGACCACGCTCCGGGCGAGGTGGTTTTAGGTGCTTTAAATGCTGCGAAGGAGCTGGGAATTAACATCGTCCTTGTCGGGAATGAAGAAAAAATAAAACTGTATTTAGATGGGGATTACCCGAAAATTGAGATAGTGAACGCCCAAGAGGTCATCGACAACGACGAGTCGCCAGTTGCGGCTATAAGGATCAAAAAAAATGCATCGATTCCAAAAGGATTGAGGTTACTCAAGGAAGGTTATGGAAAAGCGATGGTCTCGGCGGGAAGCACCGGTGCGCTTATGGCAGGTGGGTTATTTACATTAGGGAGGTTTGAAGGCATTGACAGACCTGCTATCGCGACGATGTTTCCCACGAGAAAAAAGCCGGCGCTCGTACTAGATATTGGAGCCAACAGCGAATGTAAGCCAAAAAACTTAGTCCAGTTTGCCGTAATGGGTAGCATCTATTACCGGGAAATTATGGGAGTGGAAAGTCCCAAGGTTGGACTTCTCAACATAGGTGTTGAGGAGGAAAAGGGAAATAGTCTTGTGAAGGCAGCCTACGGGATGTTGAAAGAGCTTAAAAATATCAACTTTTGCGGAAATGTGGAGCCAAGGGACTTTTTCGATGGCAATTTCGATGTAGTGGTTTGCGATGGATTTACCGGAAACATTTTCCTAAAAACTGTGGAAGGATTGGGATTTTTTTTACTTGACCAGTTAAAAGATGAGATTAAGAGAAATATTACTTATGCACTAGGAGCTTTACTGATTAAACCAGTTTTTAATGCGGTAAAAGCCAAGATGGATTATTCCGAATACGGCGGGGCAATGTTCCTCGGGCTTGACGGGATTCTCGTGAAGTGCCATGGCTCATCGGACCAGAAGGCCATATTTAATGGGATAAAAGTTGCAAAGAAGTTTGTGGAAAATGATATACTTTTTGAACTTAAAGAAGCGATAAAGGAAATAGAAGGAGAGATAAAGTTTTTATGA
- a CDS encoding beta-ketoacyl-ACP synthase III: MRPGIIGLGSYVPERVLTNQDLEKMVETSDEWIRERTGISFRRIADEDMATSDLAAKAAREAIEMAGVKPEDLDLIIGATVTPDMMFPSTACIVQHEIKATRAAAFDLSAGCTGFIYALTVAAQFVASGMYRNVLVFGAEILSKIVDWQDRNTCVLFGDGAGAAVVSAVESGGILESILGADGGGKDLLFIPAGGSKEPASFETVKGRKHFIKMNGNEVFKFAVKIMEESTRKVLEKANLTPQDVDLVVPHQANVRIIEAATRRLNISKEKVMVNIDRYGNMSAASIPVALYEAYKARKIKKGDKVVLVGFGAGLTWGANLIEWSL; encoded by the coding sequence ATGAGGCCAGGAATAATAGGACTTGGTTCATATGTTCCTGAAAGGGTTCTGACAAATCAAGATTTAGAGAAAATGGTGGAAACATCGGATGAATGGATAAGAGAAAGGACGGGAATTTCTTTTAGAAGAATTGCAGATGAAGATATGGCCACATCGGACCTGGCTGCTAAAGCAGCACGAGAAGCCATCGAAATGGCAGGCGTAAAACCAGAAGACCTGGATTTGATAATAGGAGCCACTGTTACTCCAGATATGATGTTTCCATCAACGGCGTGTATTGTACAGCATGAGATAAAAGCCACGAGAGCAGCGGCTTTCGACCTTTCGGCAGGCTGCACCGGCTTTATATATGCTTTAACGGTAGCTGCCCAGTTTGTTGCAAGTGGTATGTACCGCAACGTCTTGGTGTTTGGCGCGGAAATTCTTTCAAAAATCGTTGACTGGCAGGACAGGAATACTTGTGTTCTCTTTGGCGATGGGGCGGGTGCAGCTGTGGTGAGTGCAGTTGAAAGTGGAGGAATTTTAGAAAGCATCTTGGGTGCAGATGGCGGAGGAAAAGATTTGTTATTCATCCCTGCCGGGGGTTCAAAGGAGCCGGCCAGCTTTGAAACTGTAAAGGGAAGAAAGCATTTTATAAAAATGAACGGCAATGAAGTTTTTAAATTCGCGGTCAAGATAATGGAAGAATCTACAAGAAAAGTTTTGGAAAAAGCAAACTTGACTCCTCAAGATGTAGACCTTGTGGTGCCTCACCAGGCAAATGTGAGGATTATCGAGGCAGCAACGAGACGGCTCAATATATCAAAAGAAAAAGTAATGGTGAACATCGACAGGTACGGCAACATGTCTGCAGCATCAATACCGGTAGCCCTTTATGAGGCCTATAAAGCGAGAAAAATTAAAAAAGGAGATAAGGTGGTGCTGGTCGGTTTTGGAGCTGGCCTTACATGGGGAGCGAACCTAATAGAATGGAGTTTGTAA